The proteins below come from a single Armatimonadota bacterium genomic window:
- a CDS encoding C4-dicarboxylate ABC transporter permease, protein MSNVFQQLWSDNTMWLMLGGVVAGIVIGALPGLTATMGVALLVPFTFWLPTVPALMVLLGVYVGAMYGGAIPAVLIRTPGTPAAAATSLDGYPMAQEGKAGLAIGISCMTGVVGGVFSTLVLMFAAPQVARFALQFGPAEYFALAVFGLSVIASLSERSLLKGALMGVCGLLLATIGMDPITAVPRFTLGLTPLLEGLALVPVLVGVFALGEVLYQSSLPEPDRSLFHNIGRIMPSRSHYRRIALPTLLASITGTFIGALPGVGGDVAAFVAYDQAKKVSRRPEEFGKGSIEGLAAAECANNSVTGGAMIPMLTLGIPGDAVTAVILGALLMHGVRPGPDLFEKQTYLLSAIFIGLLVANLLVLPIGLAGAKLFAQTVRAPRHYLFPLIVVLCVVGSYAINNSLFDVGVMFLFGIVGWALRQAGFPIAPLVLGLILGRMTEENFRRALILSGGSWSIFVSRPLSAILLLLAVASVTFSVWQSRRGGHKA, encoded by the coding sequence ATGAGCAACGTCTTCCAGCAGCTGTGGTCAGACAACACGATGTGGTTGATGTTGGGGGGTGTGGTGGCAGGCATCGTGATTGGTGCTCTGCCGGGTTTGACTGCCACGATGGGCGTAGCGTTACTGGTTCCCTTTACCTTCTGGCTACCTACCGTACCTGCGCTGATGGTGCTTCTGGGTGTGTATGTAGGCGCAATGTACGGAGGAGCGATACCAGCGGTGCTGATACGCACTCCGGGCACACCCGCTGCGGCGGCGACCAGTCTGGACGGCTACCCGATGGCGCAGGAAGGCAAGGCAGGACTGGCGATAGGTATCTCGTGCATGACGGGCGTGGTAGGCGGGGTGTTCAGCACTCTGGTACTGATGTTCGCCGCACCGCAGGTGGCTCGATTCGCGCTACAGTTTGGTCCTGCGGAGTACTTCGCGCTGGCGGTGTTCGGGCTGAGTGTGATTGCCAGTCTGTCAGAGCGTTCCCTGCTGAAGGGCGCGCTGATGGGTGTGTGCGGATTGTTGCTCGCCACAATAGGCATGGACCCGATTACCGCCGTACCGCGCTTCACTTTGGGGTTGACCCCGCTTCTGGAAGGACTGGCGCTGGTGCCCGTGCTAGTAGGTGTGTTCGCGCTGGGCGAGGTGCTGTACCAGAGTAGCCTGCCTGAACCTGATAGGAGCCTGTTCCACAACATCGGCAGGATAATGCCCTCGCGCAGCCACTACCGGCGCATCGCTCTTCCGACACTGCTTGCCAGCATCACGGGCACGTTCATTGGAGCACTGCCCGGCGTGGGAGGCGATGTCGCCGCGTTTGTGGCGTATGACCAGGCGAAGAAGGTCTCGCGCCGACCGGAGGAGTTCGGCAAAGGCTCGATAGAAGGACTGGCGGCGGCAGAGTGTGCCAACAACTCAGTTACCGGGGGAGCGATGATACCCATGCTCACTCTGGGCATCCCCGGCGACGCGGTGACAGCGGTTATCCTGGGCGCGTTGCTGATGCACGGCGTGCGCCCCGGTCCCGACCTGTTTGAGAAGCAGACCTATCTGCTCTCCGCCATCTTCATCGGTTTGCTGGTCGCAAACCTGCTGGTGTTGCCCATAGGGCTGGCAGGCGCGAAACTCTTTGCGCAGACGGTGCGTGCACCTCGCCATTACCTGTTTCCGCTGATAGTGGTGTTGTGCGTAGTGGGCAGTTACGCCATTAACAACAGCCTGTTCGATGTCGGTGTCATGTTCCTGTTCGGCATAGTGGGCTGGGCACTGCGGCAAGCAGGCTTCCCGATTGCTCCGCTCGTGCTGGGTTTGATTTTAGGGCGCATGACCGAAGAGAACTTCCGCCGTGCACTGATTCTGTCGGGAGGTAGCTGGAGCATTTTTGTGAGCCGTCCACTGTCGGCAATTTTATTGTTGCTGGCGGTGGCATCGGTGACGTTTTCGGTATGGCAGAGCAGACGGGGTGGGCACAAGGCGTAG
- the murA gene encoding UDP-N-acetylglucosamine 1-carboxyvinyltransferase, whose protein sequence is MERITITGGVPLQGEVCVSGSKNAALAIMAGAVLASEPVILHNLPRITDIYTMMAMLRRLGTVVEFIHPRSLLIDASRISHLEAPHDLVTRMRASFSVTGPLVARFGFAKVPLPGGCDIGARPVDFHIKGLRLLGAQVEMDGNFVTAEARRLRGNTIYLDYPSAGATQHLMTAAVLAEGTTVIENAAEEPEVVDLANFLITLGARIEGHGTRRITIEGVSRLRGGEYTIIPDRLEAGTYAIAAAMTRGKVRIVNATPDHMTPVLLKLQEAGVHIETDETGVRVQLQGRPKAVNIKTMPHPGFPTDMQQPMTALLCVAEGVSIVTETVYERRFRYVQELRKMGADIQQENRTAVVRGVERLYGATVEATDLRAGAALVIAGLGAEGETTVEEIHHIDRGYEDLVAKLQSLGAQILRLSDEPVAVAAEEVPVCSA, encoded by the coding sequence TTGGAACGCATTACTATCACCGGAGGCGTACCTTTACAAGGCGAGGTCTGCGTGAGCGGAAGCAAGAACGCCGCGCTTGCCATCATGGCAGGGGCGGTTTTGGCGTCTGAGCCTGTCATTTTGCATAACCTCCCTCGTATCACCGACATCTACACCATGATGGCGATGCTGCGCCGACTGGGAACCGTTGTGGAGTTTATCCATCCCCGTTCGTTGCTTATCGATGCTAGTCGCATCAGTCACCTCGAAGCGCCACACGACCTGGTGACCCGTATGCGAGCATCTTTCAGCGTCACCGGTCCGCTGGTGGCACGTTTCGGCTTCGCCAAAGTGCCTTTGCCCGGGGGCTGTGATATCGGCGCACGACCGGTGGACTTCCATATTAAGGGGTTGCGCCTGCTGGGGGCGCAGGTGGAGATGGACGGCAATTTCGTGACCGCCGAAGCGAGGCGACTGAGAGGCAACACCATCTATCTGGATTACCCCAGCGCGGGCGCCACCCAGCACCTGATGACCGCTGCAGTGCTGGCAGAGGGCACGACGGTGATTGAGAACGCGGCGGAAGAGCCCGAAGTGGTGGACCTAGCGAACTTCCTTATCACGTTGGGCGCACGCATCGAAGGACACGGCACGCGACGAATCACTATCGAAGGCGTATCCCGCCTGCGTGGCGGTGAATATACTATCATCCCCGACCGATTGGAGGCGGGAACCTACGCCATCGCTGCCGCGATGACGCGGGGCAAGGTGCGTATCGTCAACGCCACCCCCGACCACATGACGCCGGTGTTGCTGAAACTGCAGGAAGCAGGAGTGCATATAGAGACCGACGAGACAGGCGTGCGTGTACAGCTGCAAGGGCGACCGAAAGCGGTCAACATCAAAACCATGCCCCACCCCGGCTTTCCTACCGATATGCAGCAGCCAATGACCGCCTTGCTCTGTGTGGCGGAAGGAGTATCTATCGTCACCGAGACGGTGTACGAACGTCGCTTCCGCTATGTACAGGAGCTGCGCAAAATGGGTGCAGACATCCAGCAGGAGAACCGCACAGCGGTAGTGCGTGGTGTGGAGAGGTTGTACGGCGCTACGGTAGAGGCAACCGACCTGCGGGCAGGCGCCGCGCTGGTGATAGCCGGTCTTGGTGCCGAAGGCGAGACCACTGTTGAAGAGATACACCATATCGACCGCGGCTATGAGGATCTGGTGGCGAAGCTGCAGTCGTTGGGAGCACAAATCCTGCGGTTGAGTGATGAGCCTGTTGCCGTTGCTGCGGAAGAGGTGCCGGTGTGTTCCGCCTGA